A window of Thermococcus aggregans contains these coding sequences:
- a CDS encoding DUF402 domain-containing protein, protein MSRKIHLIYRRIPNRVLEREDELIADMGEVVVAKSRFEGMLVPLRVDGVEVIKNGYTMVYFAFAGENYDVLKVYDEEGNFKGLYVDVLAYTKREGNTIEMLDLFLDVFIFPDGRAFLLDEDELEMALTYGLIDKETFDFAYRVAGEILEKLKRNDFPPKTVWEYGLEGLRWKN, encoded by the coding sequence ATGTCTAGGAAAATTCACCTTATTTACAGGCGCATTCCAAATAGAGTCCTTGAGAGGGAAGACGAGCTTATAGCTGACATGGGAGAGGTAGTTGTAGCTAAATCTCGCTTTGAAGGAATGCTCGTCCCTCTAAGGGTAGACGGTGTTGAAGTTATCAAGAACGGCTACACCATGGTTTACTTCGCCTTTGCTGGAGAGAACTATGATGTTTTGAAAGTCTACGACGAGGAGGGCAACTTCAAGGGGCTTTACGTGGACGTTTTAGCATACACGAAGCGCGAGGGGAACACGATAGAGATGCTCGACCTCTTCCTAGACGTTTTCATATTCCCCGACGGCAGGGCTTTTCTCCTCGATGAAGACGAGCTTGAGATGGCCCTCACCTACGGGCTGATTGACAAAGAAACCTTTGACTTCGCATATCGGGTTGCAGGGGAAATACTCGAAAAGCTTAAGCGCAATGACTTCCCACCGAAAACAGTTTGGGAATACGGACTGGAGGGACTGAGATGGAAGAATTAA
- a CDS encoding acetate--CoA ligase family protein yields the protein MRGEALKVIENVLAQGRKALVEYEAKQVLKAYGLPVPEEKLAKTLDEAIKYANEIGYPIVMKLMSPQILHKSDAKVVMLNIKNDEELKQKWEEIHENARRYRPDAEILGVLIAPMLKPGREVIIGVTEDPQFGHAIMFGLGGIFVEILKDVTFRIIPIEEKDAWEMIKSIKGYPILAGARGEPPADMKAIVDMMLKVSNLVDDLKDYIKEMDLNPVFVYPEGEGAAIADARIILK from the coding sequence ATGAGGGGGGAGGCTTTGAAAGTTATTGAAAATGTTTTGGCTCAAGGTAGGAAGGCTTTAGTTGAATACGAGGCAAAACAAGTCCTAAAAGCTTACGGCTTACCAGTCCCAGAAGAAAAACTCGCAAAAACCCTTGATGAAGCCATAAAATACGCAAACGAAATCGGCTACCCCATCGTCATGAAGCTCATGTCGCCACAAATACTCCACAAGAGCGATGCAAAAGTCGTCATGCTCAACATAAAAAACGACGAAGAACTCAAGCAAAAATGGGAAGAAATCCACGAGAACGCAAGAAGATACAGGCCCGATGCAGAGATTCTTGGTGTGCTAATAGCCCCAATGCTCAAGCCCGGAAGAGAAGTAATCATTGGCGTCACCGAAGACCCACAATTCGGACACGCAATAATGTTCGGCCTCGGCGGTATCTTTGTGGAAATCCTCAAGGACGTAACCTTCAGGATAATACCAATTGAAGAGAAGGACGCTTGGGAAATGATAAAGAGCATTAAAGGCTATCCAATCCTCGCTGGAGCAAGGGGAGAACCCCCAGCGGACATGAAGGCAATTGTAGACATGATGCTGAAGGTTTCAAACCTCGTTGACGATCTTAAAGACTACATCAAGGAAATGGACTTAAACCCAGTCTTTGTCTATCCAGAGGGCGAAGGCGCAGCCATCGCCGACGCAAGAATCATATTGAAGTGA
- the glyS gene encoding glycine--tRNA ligase — MDKYEVLQDLMRRRGFAWGSFEIYGGARGFYDYGPLGATIKRKIEKKIREAFIREGFFEIETPDITPEEVFIASGHVEKFVDPLTECKKCGSRFRADHLIEEALGIDTEGLSAEHLTQLIREHGIKCPECGGELSDVWYFNLMFETYIGPYKDKKGYLRPETAQGIFVNFKRLNNFARNQLPFGVFQIGKAYRNEISPRQGMLRLREFTQAEAEIFFNPNETEHPHFDEVKDEVVRLYPIEHQLKDLGMIEITLEEAVKKGYIMNTFFAYYMAMVKRILLDIGIPEDKIRFRQQLPEERAHYSKDTWDVEIHSERFGWVECVGIAYRGNYDLSRHIRESGADLTVMIHYKEPKIVKKLKVSLNMKRVGPKLKGDAKKINQKLQEMSQEELKKIVEGLEQIGKVLIDGYELEKEDFIIKEVEEKVTGEKIVPHVLEPSFGIDRPFYLLLENSLTTDEDGRVYLKIKKDMAPIEVAVLPLVAKEPLTSIAYDIFRTLQKEGFIVVYDEKDTIGRRYARYDEIGTPYCVTVDNQTPKDNTVTIRDRDTREQIRVKIEELPRKLKELIFEA, encoded by the coding sequence ATGGATAAGTACGAAGTTCTTCAAGACCTAATGAGAAGGAGAGGCTTTGCGTGGGGTAGTTTTGAAATCTATGGTGGAGCGAGAGGTTTTTACGATTACGGTCCTTTGGGGGCTACAATAAAGAGGAAAATTGAGAAGAAAATCAGAGAAGCGTTTATAAGAGAAGGCTTCTTTGAAATTGAGACTCCGGATATTACGCCTGAGGAAGTTTTCATCGCCTCAGGCCACGTGGAAAAGTTTGTTGACCCCTTAACTGAGTGTAAAAAATGCGGTTCAAGGTTTAGAGCTGACCATCTTATTGAAGAGGCACTTGGGATCGACACCGAGGGGCTCAGTGCGGAGCATTTAACTCAACTCATAAGAGAGCATGGTATAAAATGCCCAGAGTGTGGCGGAGAGCTCAGCGATGTGTGGTACTTCAACCTAATGTTTGAGACATATATCGGCCCCTATAAAGACAAGAAGGGCTACCTAAGACCAGAAACTGCTCAGGGAATATTTGTAAACTTCAAACGCTTAAACAACTTCGCCAGAAACCAGCTCCCATTTGGAGTCTTCCAGATAGGGAAAGCATACAGAAACGAAATTTCACCAAGGCAGGGAATGCTTAGGTTGAGGGAATTTACCCAAGCAGAGGCTGAGATTTTCTTCAACCCCAACGAGACCGAGCACCCGCACTTTGACGAGGTCAAGGACGAGGTTGTAAGGCTTTACCCAATAGAGCACCAGCTCAAAGACCTTGGTATGATCGAGATTACTCTCGAAGAGGCTGTGAAGAAAGGATACATAATGAACACCTTTTTCGCATACTACATGGCTATGGTAAAGAGAATCCTGCTCGATATCGGCATCCCAGAGGATAAAATCAGGTTCAGGCAGCAGCTACCAGAAGAGAGAGCCCACTACTCAAAGGATACGTGGGACGTGGAAATCCACAGCGAGAGGTTTGGGTGGGTAGAGTGCGTTGGTATAGCTTACAGAGGAAACTATGACCTTAGCAGACACATAAGGGAAAGCGGGGCAGATCTGACTGTTATGATCCACTACAAAGAGCCCAAGATAGTTAAGAAGCTCAAAGTTTCCCTCAATATGAAGAGAGTCGGCCCCAAGCTCAAAGGGGACGCAAAGAAAATTAACCAGAAGCTCCAAGAGATGAGCCAAGAGGAGCTCAAGAAGATAGTTGAGGGGCTGGAGCAGATCGGAAAGGTCCTTATTGATGGCTACGAGCTTGAAAAGGAGGACTTCATAATCAAAGAGGTCGAAGAAAAGGTGACCGGTGAAAAGATAGTGCCTCACGTCTTGGAGCCGAGCTTTGGAATAGACAGGCCGTTCTACCTGCTTCTTGAAAATTCACTGACAACAGACGAAGATGGAAGGGTATACCTCAAGATAAAGAAGGACATGGCTCCAATAGAGGTTGCCGTCTTGCCTCTGGTTGCCAAAGAGCCGCTCACAAGCATAGCCTACGATATCTTCAGAACCCTGCAGAAAGAGGGCTTCATAGTAGTTTACGACGAGAAGGACACCATCGGAAGGAGATACGCAAGGTATGATGAGATAGGAACTCCCTACTGCGTAACGGTGGACAACCAGACGCCCAAGGACAATACTGTGACTATAAGAGATAGAGACACGAGAGAGCAAATAAGAGTAAAGATAGAAGAGCTTCCTAGAAAACTTAAGGAATTGATATTTGAAGCTTAG
- a CDS encoding SAP domain-containing protein — MRNIDLLIDILDTYFYKDQLQQLLEQAGLKKSGTKIELIERLLTESNYDLAYIFSRLTKDELLEILELYFDETLPKSTVKQEVIDRLVEYFEGTQKKDKHIQKEQRKMSKKDEIAFSKVYEILNEFGRVMYKADNEADLEKQLVLYLRSKLPSSLVTPQKAGAKRGGVYVPDIVIGNNLAIEIKYFTQKRSDDWHSAIGQVVRYKVDGEYERIILFILDKADNVPENYKEYEKLLPWLTIVVKK, encoded by the coding sequence ATGCGAAACATAGATCTTCTGATTGATATTTTAGATACCTATTTTTACAAAGATCAACTTCAACAACTTCTAGAACAAGCAGGACTCAAAAAATCAGGAACCAAAATAGAGCTTATCGAAAGGTTACTTACAGAATCAAACTACGATCTTGCATATATTTTCTCTAGGCTAACAAAGGACGAGCTACTTGAAATTCTTGAACTCTACTTCGATGAGACACTTCCCAAGTCAACCGTCAAGCAAGAAGTCATAGATAGACTTGTAGAATACTTTGAAGGTACTCAGAAGAAAGACAAACACATTCAAAAGGAACAACGAAAAATGAGTAAAAAGGATGAAATTGCTTTCTCAAAAGTATACGAAATTTTAAATGAGTTTGGACGTGTCATGTATAAAGCAGACAATGAGGCAGATTTGGAGAAACAACTTGTTCTTTATCTCCGTAGTAAGCTCCCAAGTAGTCTTGTAACTCCGCAAAAGGCAGGAGCAAAGCGCGGGGGTGTCTATGTTCCTGACATTGTTATAGGGAATAACTTGGCAATAGAAATCAAATATTTCACACAAAAACGAAGCGACGATTGGCATAGCGCTATTGGTCAGGTAGTTCGATATAAGGTTGATGGAGAATATGAAAGGATTATCCTGTTCATTCTAGATAAAGCAGATAATGTACCAGAGAACTATAAAGAGTATGAAAAACTACTGCCTTGGTTAACTATTGTAGTTAAAAAATGA